The segment tcacaTCTTTCGAACTttatgttttattattattattcacttGTGTGAAATGTCTACTTTACTGTTAGTTATTCTAACAGGGAGTGTTATAAATTGACCACAGTTGCATTTTTGTTCATTTACAAAGTTAAACGAACCTATGCGATTATTACAATACGGACAATTTAGTCTACCCTTGGTCCATGATTCCTGTAACAAATGCATATTATATTATGCGGGCTTTTCTTAAGAATTTTCCGAATTGCatatatcatttttaattaatgtACATTTATTCTTTACATAGTgtagtatatatatatcatatgtTTAAACGAATTGTCATAAATACTCATGTAAATTTTACTTGATTTACAATATCTGCAATCCATTTTGGCATATTTTCTGTAGCTATGTACGAAGAAGATTCTGAATCATTTGTACTGCCACATCCTATATCCGTAGAATTCTGTTTTATTTCACCGTGAGAAGTTAATAGCTGTATTGGTTCTTTGTTGAATAGATCTTTCCTACAATGTTTGCATTTCATTTCCATTATCTGTAAAAATGTTAGAACATTCCCTTACAAAATATATTATCGATGTGATTTGTATTTACAGTGTTTAAAACTTTTCGAGGTTATAAACTTAACCCTACATTATTCGCGTCAacgagaatataaataaatatatgtatttacacgTGTAACagaggttgaacatattaattataaaaaattagacaAGTAGTAGATAttattacatactattttttgtaCCGTTTGTAATTTACCAAGAAAACATGTAcataaataaaaagcaaaatgtAATTCTAACAGAATGACATGAAATCCAtataattctctctctctctgatatAAATGATAAATATAGTTCTGCGTCACATCATAAAATATGTAGTACATATGTGTACTATTTTAAATGACTATTTCTCTTCAATCTATCAGTCTTATGTACTATTAATCATAGAGATTCAGCCACTTAATTAAATAAAGATGTTTAACTTTACCACAATGGTTTATTATTTGAATACAATAAGCTTACTTAATCTTCTCCCGCTGGAATGGCATCCTCCAGTCTTTTAATGAACTTCACACGCAATTCATTTACATTGTCGTTCTTAAGTTGATCCTGTACAAACCAGCAGGCGATCTCCATTTGTACCATTTCGCAAGCTCCTCTTAAAATTCCGATtaatatattacaatattttagatTGAAACAATGGTCCGGCAATTCTACAAATTCTGTCAACGGATTCGCTTCGAAACATAAAGAGAATTCATCTCCGGCGGCGCTCCAGTTTGTAATCGTTGGGGTAATAcccaaaaatattttgaagCCAGTTTGTATTTTCTCAGCTGTGTCTCTAAAGTCGTAACATCGACCAGATCCAGTACGAGCTAGGAAATCTTCGATCAAACGAATCCCCATATTGTAGCCCATTCTTTCTAGTTGTTTATTGACGTCTTCTACATTTTCGTAGTCCTTTAACAACTGGGCTACCAATGCGCCATACGTCAACGTGAATAATTCAGAGTTCTGAAatgattatattatttaaaacttTCGATACAGATGATTAtctatttttcaatcaaatcGATACAGTTACACGACCTATTTATGTGCCATCGATTCAACATAACCTTATTCACAATCTCGATAATAACTTTTCGATATTACTGGATGACACACACAGCACAAGTTAGTAATATAAATCTGAACTGAATCGTGGATATTTATAATGTACATTTGTAGTAAACTTACAACTTTCTTTGAGTCCAATTTCGTTCCTGTTCGTGACATGTTTACAAATATGAGTAGCTCACTATACTATAGAGTTGACAGAACAGTATATGTGTTATATATATAGTAGAAACAATTTATCGATCTACAATGCCGATTGATTACGTTGGGTATTATagtcaaatatatatatataatatatataataataaagacAGGTAGTTGTTatgacaataaaaatttattcaaacaccatttaatataaaatgtatcaccTTTGTTATTTTCTCATAATATAtatcttataaataatttatgagTATCCTTGAACAATATTGCAAGACCTCCCATCGTGATTACACAGAAGACTTAAttatttatgctttattttatgtataaacTTTACACGTCCGTGTATGACTAATGATAAAATCGGAAACTTAACATAGGACGGAGTCCTTAAACTGATCTTTGGGCAATTACATGAAGTCTAGATGTTGCGTGTCGTTATTCAGACTCTTCCATGGCTGCTATAATATTGTACAACGCTGTCCTCGCATCGCTTTTCTCGAATACGCTTAAAACTTCCATTGCCCTTTGTGAATGTCGTTTTTGCAATTGCTTTGTCAATTCGACTCCTGGCCCCATCAAGACGATTTTGTATACCTGCATTCAAAttgtttataattatataatataatatacaatgtTATCCgattattaatattcatatatatatctACCTTCTCATAATCTACATCGTTCACAGATTCTAAACCCTTATCAATTTCAGCTAGAATCGATGGGTCGTGTTCGATATGAAACATAACTGGAGCAGAACATAGACTGAACGTTACGCTTTGATCTTTCGTAATAAACGGACTCAAATCCAAATAAGCTTGCCAAGCTAATGCTAAATGTTTTCCAAAGTTGTAACCCTGCTCCTGTATTTCGTCGCTATGTCCAGCCAGTTTCAATGTGCCTTTACATGATTTCCCGAGTAATGCACCGGCGCTTAGTACATTTCTTAAAGTCCATTCCTCCACTGCGTAATCTGCACGATCTTCGGGCGGTAGAGAAGGCAAAGGATTATTCTGGCTATCTCTGCGTCCTATAAATTCCGCTTCGGCCAGGTCTCTTACAGCGCTAGACATTAATTCTACGATCTAAAGAAAATTATGCTATAATAACAAGCTTACACTCTTAAGAATCATAACCAGACTGcatatctttatgcatttatggcaaaattgagtagatgaaatgtaaaatcgttgaaaaattaaaaaaaaataaagttaaGCGAATAAAGTGAACTTCAGTTTAAGtgaaattaaaatcattaaggaaagaaacaacattcaattcaaagatccgcagtctaatcgtagCATAAAGTTTTTATGCACATACTTCCTGATTACGTAGATTAGCCAACTCCGCGCAAGAATTAGCTAATAAATAATCTCCGCTTAGCAGCGCAATTTTGTTACCAACATTCATATCGTTCAATTCTGAAGTTTCTAAATTAAGACCGGGTCCTATATTTATTAGTCCTTTATGAACGAGATGACTTGTGCgtatcatttcagtgacttcgGCCAATGCTCGCTGGCTAAAATACGATTCGGTAAGAATTTTCTTCGATTTtgcttatattttattttaaacgtCATACCTATGTAATACACCAGCAGCTTTGTCTTCTTCCATGTCATCTACGTTTAAGTGACCAGCAGCttttgaaattaataatacTATAAGACCCCATGCTTGCATATTATTACGTCCATTAAAGATAACGCTTCTGTTAACAGTTAAGATGTTGTTACGTAAGAaagaaagtaaaattatattaatgtagtacatatacatatctgAAGTCTTACTTGGCTGTCTTTAATAAAGGATGATTCGATCCCACTAATTTTCTCAGATGCAGCGCTACGTTTGCGATTTCATCGCTTAGAAGCCACCGCAAGCTCAAAAATGACGTTGGATATCCAACAATTTTCTCCGCTTCTGAGACAGCTTTGTTCCAGTCGGGCTTTTGGTTCCCAGCAAGTTTAGCTTCTACCTTATTGTATTGTTGTAAACGAAATCTATTTTCTGTACAAGTGTGTATATTTCTGTGTGCTGCACAGTACACCCTGCGATCGGTGCACGAAACAGATCTGGCGATATTTCCATTTTTCAAAAAAGTAAAAGCAATTCTGTTCGTGGACATTTTATACCGTACACACCCGTGGACTATGTTTTCTCGCAACATTAACATTAGTGACGCATGCAACAGGTATAACGTACATGATTGACGTTTCAAAACTTTTACTTTTGACCTTATTTTCGGAAGAAAGCACACGCGATCCAACCTTGATCAAACAGTTATATAGTTCTCCGCGTTATGATGATTCTTGGAAGACGCATTCTCTATTTACTTTATACTATTTGTGCGAAGCTCCATGGTTCATCAATGAAAATGCTATTGCATTTGAACGTGTTTATTTTGGTTGTGTAAAAAATTGAGTGCAATTGAGTGTATCAACATATAGAGTGCTTACGAAGATAATATTGtagatacatgtatatatatatgtgtagtTAATCTGTACAATTGTGCGCATTTCTATGATCCTTGATGGGCGctatcgactaaaaactatcgatttagtcgatagtaccCTGCCCTGATAACCAAATTCTCGATTTTTGCcagggattctccgcgcgtattagtagctatttttgccgtctaatagcggagggcaatagcagaaggcaaattgaaggcagccagccggccgaagctgaatttgtttaagagggcagtaccgtcgcgtctactgatctgattggctaatatcgttttacagggccgcatcgtcggcgagggtagttcgcactgatgtggcagatgtcagcagcgaagtaatcgagcgcacgaggaagaagatcgatcgacaccaatcgatacgatcagcgtgtcgttcggaataacgcatacggtcgtgcgcaggcgcggcagctccccactacgcacagatgcacattttgtgcacatgcaaattttacttattctcatatttatgttatttttcttagactgcggatctttatgcgaaataaaaattgtccgcatagattgcaagagatggaaactataaaaattgcattgccatacc is part of the Lasioglossum baleicum chromosome 6, iyLasBale1, whole genome shotgun sequence genome and harbors:
- the LOC143209671 gene encoding E3 ubiquitin-protein ligase RNF180-like; translation: MEMKCKHCRKDLFNKEPIQLLTSHGEIKQNSTDIGCGSTNDSESSSYIATENMPKWIADIVNQESWTKGRLNCPYCNNRIGSFNFVNEQKCNCGQFITLPVRITNSKVDISHK
- the Bet3 gene encoding blocked early in transport 3, producing MSRTGTKLDSKKVNSELFTLTYGALVAQLLKDYENVEDVNKQLERMGYNMGIRLIEDFLARTGSGRCYDFRDTAEKIQTGFKIFLGITPTITNWSAAGDEFSLCFEANPLTEFVELPDHCFNLKYCNILIGILRGACEMVQMEIACWFVQDQLKNDNVNELRVKFIKRLEDAIPAGED
- the Pdss2 gene encoding decaprenyl diphosphate synthase subunit 2, producing the protein MLMLRENIVHGCVRYKMSTNRIAFTFLKNGNIARSVSCTDRRVYCAAHRNIHTCTENRFRLQQYNKVEAKLAGNQKPDWNKAVSEAEKIVGYPTSFLSLRWLLSDEIANVALHLRKLVGSNHPLLKTAKSVIFNGRNNMQAWGLIVLLISKAAGHLNVDDMEEDKAAGVLHSQRALAEVTEMIRTSHLVHKGLINIGPGLNLETSELNDMNVGNKIALLSGDYLLANSCAELANLRNQEIVELMSSAVRDLAEAEFIGRRDSQNNPLPSLPPEDRADYAVEEWTLRNVLSAGALLGKSCKGTLKLAGHSDEIQEQGYNFGKHLALAWQAYLDLSPFITKDQSVTFSLCSAPVMFHIEHDPSILAEIDKGLESVNDVDYEKVYKIVLMGPGVELTKQLQKRHSQRAMEVLSVFEKSDARTALYNIIAAMEESE